A genomic region of Desulfonatronovibrio hydrogenovorans DSM 9292 contains the following coding sequences:
- the pyrR gene encoding bifunctional pyr operon transcriptional regulator/uracil phosphoribosyltransferase PyrR, translating into MKQRIILNSQEINKALERMTFEIIEQVQDIKELALIGIQRRGVDLASRIKTIIETRTGEKIRMGKLDINLYRDDWTNLTSAPVINSTEITFSITGRTLVLIDDVLFTGRTIRCALEALLDFGRPRSIKLLVLIDRGHRELPIHADFVGKKINTSLSERVDVLTLERDQKDEVLLLEGDPS; encoded by the coding sequence ATGAAACAGAGAATTATTCTCAATTCCCAGGAAATCAACAAGGCCCTGGAAAGAATGACTTTTGAAATAATCGAGCAGGTCCAGGACATCAAGGAACTGGCTCTAATTGGCATACAACGAAGAGGTGTGGATCTGGCATCAAGGATTAAGACCATTATTGAGACCAGGACCGGAGAAAAAATCCGCATGGGCAAGCTGGACATCAACCTTTACCGGGACGACTGGACTAATTTGACTTCTGCCCCGGTCATCAACAGTACAGAAATAACCTTCTCCATAACAGGCCGGACATTGGTGCTAATTGATGACGTTTTGTTTACGGGCCGGACCATCAGGTGTGCCTTGGAAGCTCTCCTTGATTTCGGAAGACCAAGAAGCATCAAGCTGCTGGTGCTCATCGATCGCGGACACCGGGAGCTACCTATCCATGCTGATTTTGTTGGGAAAAAAATCAATACATCATTGTCGGAAAGAGTCGACGTCCTGACTCTGGAAAGAGATCAAAAAGACGAGGTCCTGCTTCTGGAGGGAGATCCGTCCTGA
- a CDS encoding heavy metal translocating P-type ATPase has translation MTTQNYQFKIKGMTCSACAARVERAVAWLEGVQKATVNQATEILYVQAEAKTDVDDIIQAVQKAGYEAVRKEDQDRPVKLKVRGMTCAACVGRVERILKKQSGIREASVNLADESATLRVGPDFDFDVASSAVAKGGYEVELLGKERSVHDDDMAGRLKEMKQKAILAMSFAVPLMVVSMGEMVGIPLPALISHHANPLNFALVQLLLTLPIVWSGRHFYQYGFRNLYHMAPNMDSLIAIGTGAALVYSTWNLVEIFLGHMPHERAMDLYYESAAVIIAMVSLGKFLEQRAKTRTSDAIRQLIKLRPDKATILDGDEQRVINVEAISHGHVIIVRPGERIPVDGTVIKGSSAVDESMLTGESIPKTKTAGDKVFGGTLNTTGNIRFKAEKVGSETALARIIKMIEDAQGSKAPIASLADRVSLYFVPMVITLAFVSGLAWLFLGQTEFTFALRIFIAVLVIACPCALGLATPTAIMVGTGRGAQLGVLIKGGEVLEAAKSVQVVVFDKTGTLTRGKPAMTDLMVLNQDTDRNKLLSLLGGVEDQSEHPLARAVVTGLKKEINEFTEPDKFESIPGKGVRASFDRDEVLVGSFGLFQEIMPGEIEKHDLDGIRQKLSTQGKTPLLMSVNGSPVLVLGVADELRSEAGYVVKRLKDKGIKVVMLTGDNEVTAKAIASQAGINDVRAQVLPENKAKEVENYQKQGLKVAMVGDGINDAPALTVADVGISMGTGIDVAIESGDVVLMRGDLEGVLTALELSRATVRNIKQNLFWAFIYNVMGLPVAAGVLKLFGGPTLSPMFAGAAMAMSSFSVVSNALRLRFFKPQQEKRQELD, from the coding sequence ATGACCACCCAGAATTACCAGTTCAAGATTAAAGGAATGACCTGTTCAGCATGTGCTGCCAGGGTGGAAAGGGCTGTTGCCTGGCTGGAGGGAGTCCAGAAAGCAACCGTTAATCAGGCGACCGAAATTCTATATGTCCAGGCTGAGGCTAAAACTGATGTAGATGATATCATCCAGGCAGTTCAGAAGGCAGGCTATGAAGCAGTCCGCAAGGAGGACCAGGACAGGCCGGTCAAGCTTAAGGTCAGAGGGATGACCTGCGCTGCCTGCGTTGGAAGGGTGGAGAGGATATTGAAGAAGCAGTCGGGAATAAGGGAGGCATCCGTAAACCTGGCTGATGAAAGTGCTACGCTCAGGGTAGGGCCTGACTTTGATTTTGATGTTGCTTCCAGTGCGGTAGCCAAGGGCGGCTACGAAGTTGAGTTGCTGGGTAAGGAGCGGTCAGTCCATGATGATGACATGGCTGGCAGACTAAAGGAGATGAAACAAAAGGCCATATTGGCCATGTCCTTTGCTGTCCCCCTGATGGTGGTCTCCATGGGAGAGATGGTTGGCATACCTTTGCCGGCCTTGATCAGCCATCACGCCAATCCACTTAATTTTGCCCTGGTCCAGCTGTTACTGACACTGCCCATTGTCTGGTCGGGCAGGCATTTCTACCAGTATGGCTTTAGAAATCTTTACCACATGGCTCCCAATATGGACTCCCTTATCGCCATTGGAACAGGAGCTGCCCTGGTCTACAGCACCTGGAACCTGGTGGAAATTTTTCTGGGGCATATGCCCCATGAAAGGGCCATGGACCTTTACTATGAATCTGCTGCAGTGATCATCGCCATGGTCTCCCTTGGAAAATTTCTGGAGCAAAGGGCAAAGACCAGGACATCAGATGCCATAAGGCAGCTGATCAAACTTCGGCCGGACAAAGCTACAATCCTAGACGGTGATGAACAAAGAGTGATTAATGTCGAAGCCATCAGCCACGGACACGTGATAATTGTCAGGCCGGGTGAAAGGATTCCGGTTGACGGTACTGTAATCAAGGGTAGTTCAGCAGTTGATGAGTCAATGCTGACCGGAGAAAGCATTCCCAAGACCAAGACCGCCGGAGACAAGGTCTTTGGCGGTACTTTGAATACCACAGGCAATATCCGGTTCAAGGCAGAAAAGGTTGGTTCGGAAACCGCCTTGGCCAGGATAATCAAGATGATTGAAGATGCCCAGGGTTCCAAAGCTCCCATTGCTTCACTGGCCGATAGGGTCAGCCTTTATTTTGTGCCGATGGTGATCACCTTGGCCTTTGTGTCTGGGCTGGCTTGGCTTTTCCTGGGGCAGACCGAATTTACCTTTGCCCTGCGAATCTTCATTGCTGTTCTGGTCATTGCCTGCCCTTGTGCCCTTGGCCTGGCCACCCCCACTGCGATCATGGTGGGTACTGGCAGGGGTGCTCAACTGGGAGTGCTGATTAAAGGCGGTGAAGTGCTTGAAGCTGCCAAGAGCGTCCAGGTGGTTGTTTTTGACAAGACCGGAACCTTGACCAGAGGCAAGCCAGCCATGACAGATCTTATGGTTCTAAATCAAGACACTGACAGGAACAAACTTCTTTCTTTACTGGGCGGAGTCGAGGATCAGTCTGAGCATCCCCTGGCTAGAGCAGTTGTAACTGGATTAAAAAAGGAAATTAATGAGTTTACCGAGCCTGACAAGTTCGAGTCCATTCCCGGCAAAGGAGTCAGGGCCAGTTTTGACCGGGATGAGGTACTTGTTGGCAGCTTTGGACTTTTTCAGGAGATTATGCCCGGGGAAATAGAGAAACATGATCTGGACGGGATCAGGCAGAAGCTTAGTACCCAGGGAAAAACCCCTTTGCTTATGTCGGTGAATGGAAGTCCGGTCCTGGTCCTGGGAGTAGCAGATGAATTAAGAAGTGAGGCTGGTTATGTGGTGAAGCGACTCAAGGACAAGGGGATCAAGGTGGTCATGCTTACCGGTGACAATGAGGTTACGGCCAAAGCTATTGCCAGCCAGGCCGGGATCAATGATGTCCGAGCCCAGGTTTTGCCGGAAAATAAGGCTAAGGAAGTTGAAAATTATCAGAAACAGGGTTTAAAGGTAGCCATGGTAGGCGACGGAATAAATGATGCTCCGGCCCTGACTGTTGCTGATGTGGGTATTTCCATGGGTACAGGCATTGATGTGGCAATTGAGTCCGGAGATGTGGTCCTTATGCGCGGAGATCTTGAAGGGGTCCTGACTGCTTTGGAGCTTAGCAGGGCAACAGTCAGAAACATCAAGCAGAATCTTTTCTGGGCATTCATATATAACGTAATGGGACTTCCAGTGGCTGCAGGGGTATTGAAGCTTTTCGGAGGGCCCACCCTCAGTCCCATGTTTGCCGGAGCAGCCATGGCCATGAGCTCCTTTTCCGTGGTCTCCAATGCTTTGCGGTTGAGATTTTTCAAGCCTCAACAAGAAAAAAGACAAGAGCTTGACTAG
- a CDS encoding RNA recognition motif domain-containing protein, with amino-acid sequence MTNLYVGNLPWNTTETQLKELFSQYGEVTSAKIIEDRETGRSRGFGFVEMEAGADEAIETLNGSDFGGRNIKVNVAKPKREARF; translated from the coding sequence ATGACCAACTTGTACGTGGGCAATCTGCCATGGAACACAACTGAGACCCAGCTTAAGGAACTTTTTTCACAGTACGGCGAAGTCACTTCTGCCAAAATCATCGAAGACCGTGAAACCGGCCGCTCCAGAGGCTTTGGTTTTGTGGAGATGGAAGCAGGTGCTGATGAGGCAATTGAAACCTTGAATGGGTCTGACTTTGGCGGACGCAACATTAAAGTAAATGTTGCCAAGCCCAAAAGAGAGGCCAGGTTCTAG
- a CDS encoding chemotaxis protein CheW, with protein sequence MESEIKKKDTNLLQLVTFSIGGEEFGVEILTVQEIIRMLEITRVPKAPEFVEGVINLRGKVIPIIDLRKRFGLESKSHDKNTRIVVIEINKMIVGFVVDSVSEVLRIPADTVEPPPPVVAGLDSEYISGVGKLEDRLLILLDLDRLLSREEKSVLSQV encoded by the coding sequence ATGGAAAGTGAAATCAAAAAAAAGGACACCAATCTTCTGCAGTTGGTTACCTTTAGCATTGGCGGGGAAGAGTTCGGGGTTGAAATTCTTACCGTGCAGGAAATTATCAGGATGCTTGAAATTACCAGAGTCCCCAAAGCTCCGGAATTTGTGGAAGGAGTCATCAATCTCAGGGGCAAGGTTATTCCAATTATTGACCTGCGAAAACGTTTTGGCCTTGAATCCAAATCTCACGACAAGAATACCCGAATCGTGGTTATTGAGATTAACAAAATGATAGTTGGGTTTGTGGTGGATTCGGTCTCCGAGGTCCTGCGGATTCCTGCAGATACAGTTGAACCTCCGCCACCGGTTGTGGCCGGACTTGATTCGGAATATATCAGTGGCGTGGGCAAACTTGAAGACAGGCTTTTGATTCTTCTTGACCTGGATAGACTTTTGAGCAGAGAAGAAAAGAGTGTTTTAAGTCAAGTGTAG
- a CDS encoding pyrimidine 5'-nucleotidase: protein MHTFIFDLDNTLYSQELNVFPLIDQRINHYMVSRLGIPASEVDSLRRQYWKEYGVTLNGLMIHYSVDPDDYLEFVHDVDLAGILRPDIRLRKVLEKLDGRKVIFTNGSKSHAENVLSILGLSNIFEDIFDVRVASFRPKPFPEPYLRVLQHLNANPDWCVMIDDLPENLKTAKDLGMQTILIGKSNGFEYVDHCLEKACDIAKLTRDLQSKRKT, encoded by the coding sequence ATGCATACCTTTATCTTTGATCTGGACAACACCCTTTACTCTCAGGAGCTTAATGTTTTTCCTCTGATTGATCAAAGGATCAATCATTACATGGTATCCAGGCTGGGAATTCCAGCATCAGAGGTTGACAGTCTGCGCAGGCAATACTGGAAAGAATACGGGGTCACCCTGAACGGCCTGATGATTCATTATAGCGTTGATCCTGATGATTACCTGGAATTTGTCCACGATGTCGATTTGGCAGGCATTTTAAGGCCGGACATCCGCCTGCGTAAGGTTCTGGAAAAACTGGATGGCCGGAAGGTGATATTCACCAACGGATCTAAAAGCCATGCTGAAAATGTGCTGTCCATCCTGGGTCTTAGTAATATTTTTGAAGACATATTCGATGTCAGAGTAGCCTCGTTCAGGCCCAAGCCCTTTCCTGAACCATATCTAAGGGTCCTTCAACACCTCAATGCAAATCCGGATTGGTGCGTAATGATTGATGATCTTCCGGAAAATCTGAAAACAGCCAAGGATCTTGGCATGCAGACTATTCTGATTGGAAAGTCAAATGGGTTTGAATATGTTGATCACTGTCTGGAAAAGGCTTGTGACATTGCAAAGCTGACAAGGGATCTTCAATCGAAGAGGAAAACCTAA
- a CDS encoding Crp/Fnr family transcriptional regulator translates to MDKKLEIFPTFSSLSQEHILALESIAQIKKVEAGQTIFLENDPGIGFYGITKGKIKIYKLSPFGKEHILHIFGPGEIFAEVAVFAGKNFPANALALEESTLLFFPRDKFRGLLADNPDLSLALLGLMSMRLRQMVGKVEELSLKEVPARLATHLLLLRENTGQNKFSLDINKTQLAALLGTIPETLSRVIRKMKDESLIKTSGNMVVLLDIQSLKELAEGGIRI, encoded by the coding sequence ATGGACAAAAAACTAGAAATTTTTCCAACTTTTTCCTCGTTGTCCCAGGAACACATCCTGGCCCTGGAAAGCATAGCCCAAATCAAAAAAGTCGAAGCCGGCCAGACCATTTTTTTAGAAAATGATCCAGGGATAGGTTTTTACGGAATAACAAAAGGTAAAATAAAAATCTACAAGTTGTCTCCTTTTGGCAAAGAACACATTCTGCACATTTTTGGCCCTGGGGAGATATTTGCGGAAGTAGCTGTTTTTGCCGGGAAAAATTTTCCAGCCAATGCTCTGGCTCTGGAAGAGAGTACCTTGTTATTTTTTCCAAGGGATAAATTCAGGGGCCTGCTGGCTGACAATCCTGATCTCAGCCTGGCCCTGCTCGGGCTCATGTCCATGAGGCTCAGGCAAATGGTCGGCAAGGTGGAAGAACTGAGTTTAAAGGAAGTCCCTGCCAGGCTGGCCACTCACCTTCTTCTGCTAAGGGAAAATACCGGTCAGAATAAGTTCAGCCTGGATATCAACAAAACCCAGCTGGCTGCACTTCTTGGGACAATTCCTGAAACCCTGTCCCGGGTAATCAGAAAGATGAAGGACGAAAGTCTGATTAAAACCAGCGGAAACATGGTGGTCCTGCTGGACATCCAAAGCTTAAAGGAATTGGCTGAGGGGGGAATCAGGATCTAA
- the hcp gene encoding hydroxylamine reductase, whose product MFCYQCEQTAKGQGCTKIGVCGKQPDTAALQDLLIFSLKGLAQVATAGREKKVNDPAVGRFMAEAMFSTLTNVNFDPQRIADLVNDTVKKREELKIKVSQAGGNVPNSEAAKFEPGATLDEMVAQGEKHGIQEEKDPNQDIHSLKQTLILGLKGVSAYADHAAILGKEDDAVYEFIQRGLASTLRDDLSLEQWIELVLECGRINVRTMELLDEGNTGTYGHPVPTSVPLGARKGKAILISGHDLKDLDMLLKQTEGKGINIYTHGEMLPCHGYPELKKYPHFYGHYGTAWQNQLKEFPRFPGAILMTTNCIQKPQEAYMDNIFTTGLVGWPGVTHIKDKDFTPVIDKALAMEGFTQDEDKGDVMVGFGHNAVLSVADKVIDGVKAGNIKHFFLVAGCDGAKPGRNYYTEFVEKVPEDCIVLTLACGKFRFFDKKLGDIGGIPRLLDVGQCNDAYSAVKIALALSEAFEVGVNDLPLSLVLSWYEQKAVAILLALLALGIKDIRLGPSLPAFLSENVLNYLVENYNIKPISTPDEDLKAILG is encoded by the coding sequence ATGTTTTGTTATCAGTGTGAGCAGACGGCCAAAGGACAGGGATGCACAAAGATTGGCGTGTGCGGTAAACAACCCGATACTGCAGCTTTGCAGGATCTTCTGATCTTTTCTCTGAAGGGTCTGGCCCAGGTGGCCACGGCCGGTCGGGAAAAAAAAGTCAACGATCCGGCTGTGGGCAGATTTATGGCTGAAGCCATGTTCTCCACTCTGACCAATGTTAACTTTGATCCTCAGCGTATTGCAGATCTGGTTAATGATACTGTCAAGAAAAGAGAGGAGTTAAAGATTAAGGTCAGCCAGGCCGGAGGCAATGTCCCCAATTCTGAAGCAGCTAAATTTGAGCCAGGAGCTACCCTGGACGAGATGGTTGCCCAGGGTGAAAAACACGGTATTCAGGAAGAAAAGGATCCCAACCAGGATATTCACTCCCTGAAACAGACGCTTATCCTCGGCCTGAAAGGAGTTTCAGCTTATGCTGATCATGCAGCTATCCTGGGCAAAGAAGATGACGCTGTTTACGAGTTCATTCAGAGAGGGCTGGCATCAACCCTGAGAGATGACCTTTCCCTGGAGCAGTGGATTGAGCTGGTTCTTGAGTGCGGCAGGATCAATGTCCGGACCATGGAACTGCTTGATGAGGGTAATACCGGAACCTATGGTCACCCTGTACCCACCAGCGTCCCCCTGGGAGCAAGGAAAGGGAAGGCCATATTGATATCAGGACATGACCTGAAGGATCTGGACATGCTCTTGAAACAGACAGAAGGCAAGGGGATAAATATTTATACCCATGGAGAAATGTTGCCCTGCCACGGTTATCCAGAGCTGAAAAAATATCCTCACTTTTACGGACATTATGGAACCGCCTGGCAAAATCAGTTGAAAGAGTTTCCCAGGTTTCCAGGGGCCATTCTTATGACCACCAACTGCATCCAAAAGCCTCAGGAAGCATATATGGATAATATCTTCACCACAGGCTTGGTTGGTTGGCCTGGAGTCACTCATATCAAGGACAAGGACTTTACTCCGGTCATTGATAAGGCCCTGGCCATGGAAGGCTTCACCCAGGATGAGGATAAGGGCGATGTAATGGTCGGTTTTGGACACAATGCGGTTCTCTCCGTGGCAGACAAGGTCATAGATGGGGTCAAGGCAGGAAATATCAAACACTTCTTTTTGGTGGCCGGCTGTGATGGGGCCAAGCCCGGCCGTAATTATTATACCGAGTTCGTGGAAAAAGTGCCTGAGGACTGCATCGTTTTGACCCTGGCCTGCGGCAAGTTCAGGTTTTTTGATAAGAAGCTTGGCGATATAGGAGGGATTCCAAGGCTTCTGGATGTTGGTCAGTGTAATGATGCCTACTCAGCAGTAAAGATTGCCCTGGCCCTGTCTGAAGCCTTTGAGGTCGGTGTGAATGATTTGCCCTTGTCTCTGGTTCTGTCCTGGTACGAACAAAAGGCAGTGGCTATTTTGCTGGCCCTTTTGGCTCTGGGGATCAAGGACATCAGACTTGGGCCTTCGCTTCCGGCTTTCCTGAGTGAAAATGTGCTCAATTATCTGGTTGAAAACTACAACATTAAACCCATATCAACTCCTGATGAGGATCTTAAGGCCATTCTAGGTTAA
- a CDS encoding cytochrome c3 family protein, which produces MKERAAVSKSAVLAILLVGIVLTAGAGFTMKATDQAEFCGSCHVMYEAVRTHQQSVHAKLDCNDCHTPDPFIPKMTFKTYAGMKDMYKNTLGQVYDVIHASEKTKEVVNDNCTRCHAMTTLNVETVKPFCTDCHRQVPHMNKLPIAQRRVADE; this is translated from the coding sequence ATGAAGGAAAGGGCTGCAGTGTCCAAATCAGCTGTTCTGGCAATTTTGCTGGTGGGCATAGTTCTGACTGCCGGGGCCGGTTTCACCATGAAGGCCACGGATCAGGCTGAGTTCTGCGGCAGTTGCCACGTCATGTATGAGGCGGTGCGAACGCATCAGCAGTCGGTCCATGCCAAGCTTGACTGTAATGACTGTCATACTCCTGATCCGTTTATTCCCAAGATGACCTTCAAGACCTATGCTGGTATGAAGGACATGTACAAGAACACCCTGGGTCAGGTCTATGATGTGATTCATGCATCGGAAAAGACTAAAGAGGTGGTTAATGACAATTGCACCAGGTGTCATGCCATGACCACCTTGAACGTGGAAACGGTAAAACCATTTTGTACGGATTGTCACAGGCAGGTTCCCCACATGAACAAACTGCCCATAGCCCAAAGGAGGGTGGCTGATGAATAA
- a CDS encoding ammonia-forming cytochrome c nitrite reductase subunit c552, whose translation MNNKVLPLVMMLFIFGLATGCTEIPEPKTPSYETTLDATEDRNSAFEEFFPIHYQTYLQNNDDSQMTEYGGSVPHEKHLCGDLPQAYKYCQPYLKNLWTGYPFSFEYNRARGHTYAVHDLLDIDRLNRYSEQAGLPSTCWNCKSNKVPGYVQEYGDDFWAMEFHQFREEHDLEDHTIGCNVCHDPETMDLRITSVPLREAFEKIGIDLENATRNEMRSYVCAQCHVEYYFQDPKFGAPAKPIFPWTLGLNPEEQYEYYKGFGSTTREGFEGWFIDWTHPVSDTPMIKIQHPEFEMWHDGVHGAAGVSCADCHMPYVRLDGKKKISSHRWTSPLKHIEQSCLQCHSDKQPDYLKERVIYSQERTWEQLLVAQEISVKAHEAVRLASEYQGSRHADFNQLMIQARERIRKGQMFWDWVSAENSAGFHNPAKALEILAKSQQYSQQAVNYAMQATNYAIAPDLEGDIYEIVPPIKEHSRKLQMSQEHLDSHTWLQYLPKFEEADLIWDLNQRVR comes from the coding sequence ATGAATAATAAAGTATTGCCCCTTGTTATGATGTTGTTCATCTTTGGACTGGCTACGGGATGTACTGAGATCCCTGAACCAAAGACTCCTTCTTATGAAACCACCCTGGATGCGACAGAAGACAGAAACAGTGCCTTTGAGGAATTTTTCCCCATCCATTATCAGACTTACCTCCAAAACAACGATGACAGCCAGATGACTGAATACGGAGGGTCTGTACCTCATGAAAAGCATCTGTGTGGAGACCTCCCCCAAGCATATAAATACTGTCAGCCATATCTGAAAAATCTGTGGACCGGATATCCCTTCAGCTTCGAGTACAACCGGGCCAGAGGACACACTTATGCCGTTCACGATCTTCTTGATATCGACAGACTCAACAGATACAGCGAGCAGGCAGGTCTGCCTTCTACCTGCTGGAACTGCAAGAGTAACAAGGTTCCCGGGTATGTTCAGGAATACGGTGATGATTTCTGGGCCATGGAATTCCACCAGTTCAGGGAAGAACATGACCTTGAGGATCACACCATAGGCTGTAATGTCTGTCATGATCCAGAAACCATGGACTTAAGGATTACCAGTGTTCCTTTAAGAGAGGCTTTTGAAAAGATCGGAATCGACTTGGAAAACGCCACCCGCAATGAAATGCGGTCCTATGTCTGTGCCCAGTGTCATGTCGAATACTATTTTCAGGACCCAAAGTTCGGAGCTCCAGCAAAGCCGATTTTTCCCTGGACTCTGGGCCTTAATCCTGAAGAACAGTATGAATACTATAAGGGTTTTGGCTCCACTACCAGAGAAGGCTTTGAAGGCTGGTTCATTGACTGGACCCATCCGGTTTCAGATACTCCCATGATCAAAATCCAGCATCCTGAGTTTGAAATGTGGCATGACGGTGTTCATGGAGCTGCAGGAGTTTCATGCGCTGATTGTCACATGCCTTATGTCCGGCTGGATGGAAAGAAAAAGATATCCTCCCATCGCTGGACATCTCCCTTGAAGCACATTGAACAGTCATGCCTGCAGTGCCATTCAGACAAACAGCCGGACTATCTCAAGGAAAGGGTTATCTACAGTCAGGAAAGGACTTGGGAACAGCTTTTAGTAGCCCAGGAAATATCGGTAAAGGCTCATGAGGCAGTCAGGCTGGCTTCTGAATACCAGGGAAGCAGGCATGCTGACTTTAATCAGCTCATGATTCAGGCCAGGGAAAGGATTCGCAAGGGTCAGATGTTCTGGGACTGGGTCTCGGCTGAGAACAGTGCCGGTTTTCATAACCCAGCCAAGGCCCTTGAGATCTTGGCCAAATCGCAGCAGTACAGCCAGCAGGCGGTCAATTATGCCATGCAGGCCACCAACTATGCTATAGCCCCGGATCTGGAAGGTGATATTTACGAAATCGTTCCGCCCATCAAGGAACATAGCCGAAAACTGCAGATGAGCCAAGAACACCTTGACTCCCATACATGGCTGCAGTATCTGCCAAAGTTTGAGGAGGCCGACCTGATCTGGGATCTCAACCAAAGAGTCAGATAG
- a CDS encoding sensor histidine kinase, whose protein sequence is MVSLFQVSSANDLDYKDPFKINEPEVLALAKERDPAGAVLDQHKAIGKIPLLRFIIDTVPHFILILNDKRQAVLANQPLLGHLNVSDYQVILGQRPGELMGCIHALQSEDGCGTTQFCNYCGAFQALLGSLEGSTTQGECRIMRGHSGYTEAMDFAVKSAPFAHDGQKFIFFHLTDISQRKRKQVLERIFFHDILNGVGGVMGALEIAMDNARSEDQEMLGLALNQTKMVIEEIQAQRSLNEAEAHELAVNPEEMNTLDVLKSVQQTYSSHSVGQNRSILIPKDTKGKLLTTDLVILSRVVGNMLKNALEASAPGDMVELGTENKDNSVVFWVRNSQVIPEDVQLQLFKRFFSTKGEGRGLGTHSIKLLTEEYLKGRVWFVSDHEHGTVFYAELPLDLGLEERNLPEKKIRT, encoded by the coding sequence ATGGTTTCACTATTTCAGGTTTCATCTGCCAATGATTTGGATTACAAAGATCCTTTCAAAATTAATGAACCAGAGGTCCTGGCTTTGGCTAAAGAGCGGGATCCAGCCGGAGCTGTTCTGGATCAACACAAAGCTATTGGAAAAATCCCGCTGCTGAGGTTCATCATTGATACAGTGCCTCACTTCATATTGATCCTCAATGACAAAAGGCAGGCGGTACTGGCCAACCAGCCTCTTCTGGGTCATCTAAATGTTTCTGATTATCAGGTCATTCTTGGTCAAAGACCAGGTGAGCTGATGGGATGCATCCATGCTCTTCAAAGTGAAGATGGATGCGGTACAACCCAGTTCTGCAACTACTGCGGAGCATTTCAGGCTTTGCTTGGCAGCCTGGAGGGAAGCACCACCCAAGGTGAGTGCCGGATTATGAGGGGACATTCTGGTTATACTGAAGCAATGGATTTTGCTGTGAAATCTGCTCCCTTTGCTCATGACGGACAAAAGTTTATTTTTTTTCACCTGACAGATATCAGCCAGAGAAAACGAAAGCAGGTCCTGGAAAGAATTTTTTTTCACGATATCCTGAATGGAGTAGGCGGGGTGATGGGGGCTCTGGAAATTGCAATGGACAATGCCAGATCAGAAGATCAGGAGATGCTTGGTCTGGCATTGAACCAGACCAAGATGGTCATTGAGGAAATTCAGGCCCAGAGATCTCTTAATGAAGCTGAAGCCCATGAACTGGCAGTTAATCCTGAAGAGATGAATACTCTGGATGTGCTCAAAAGCGTCCAGCAAACCTATTCATCTCATTCTGTAGGTCAGAACAGAAGCATTCTTATCCCTAAGGACACGAAAGGGAAATTGCTTACAACTGATCTAGTTATACTTTCCAGAGTGGTGGGTAACATGCTCAAAAACGCTCTGGAGGCTTCAGCACCAGGGGATATGGTGGAGCTTGGAACAGAAAACAAAGACAATAGCGTTGTCTTCTGGGTAAGAAATTCCCAGGTTATTCCTGAAGATGTCCAGCTTCAGCTATTTAAACGCTTCTTTTCAACCAAGGGAGAAGGAAGAGGGCTTGGTACTCACAGCATCAAGCTTTTAACTGAAGAATATCTTAAAGGAAGGGTGTGGTTTGTTTCAGACCATGAGCATGGAACAGTTTTTTATGCTGAACTTCCTCTGGATTTGGGTCTTGAAGAGCGAAATTTGCCAGAAAAGAAGATCAGAACCTAA
- a CDS encoding ferredoxin yields the protein MARTVVLDQDECIGCEACVELCPEVFAFDEETEKARVIKEEGGPEEEIQEAIDTCPVECIHWSE from the coding sequence ATGGCCAGAACTGTTGTGCTGGACCAGGACGAGTGTATAGGCTGTGAAGCTTGCGTGGAGTTATGTCCGGAGGTATTCGCTTTTGACGAGGAAACCGAAAAGGCAAGGGTGATAAAAGAAGAAGGTGGTCCTGAGGAAGAGATTCAGGAAGCCATAGACACTTGCCCGGTGGAATGCATTCACTGGTCTGAATGA